One genomic region from Ralstonia pickettii DTP0602 encodes:
- a CDS encoding CopG family transcripitonal regulator codes for MRVLASLSPTLNEDMTPQKTEASPLTKPKTGDTEKITINLGPVDLGQIDLLVEEGFYSNRSDLIRTAIRNQLVAHAVVIQETVSRRALVLGLQHFTKKDLEAARAANERLDIHVLGLASIASDVSPELALATIESVVVLGAFHAPAAVKAALAGRIR; via the coding sequence ATGCGCGTGCTTGCATCGTTGAGCCCAACGCTGAATGAAGACATGACCCCTCAGAAAACCGAAGCCTCACCCCTGACGAAACCGAAGACCGGTGATACGGAAAAAATCACCATCAACCTCGGCCCGGTAGACCTGGGGCAGATCGACCTGCTGGTCGAAGAAGGCTTTTACTCGAACCGCTCTGATCTGATCCGGACAGCCATCCGGAACCAACTGGTCGCGCATGCGGTGGTTATCCAGGAAACGGTGAGCCGTCGCGCCCTGGTCCTCGGGCTGCAGCACTTCACCAAGAAGGACCTGGAGGCGGCGCGCGCGGCCAATGAACGACTCGATATCCATGTCCTCGGCCTGGCGAGCATTGCGTCGGATGTCAGTCCGGAGCTTGCCCTGGCGACCATCGAGTCCGTCGTGGTACTTGGCGCCTTTCACGCCCCGGCTGCAGTCAAGGCTGCGCTGGCCGGGCGAATACGGTAG
- a CDS encoding MFS transporter → MSALDATSASAPVARPALPGRLVLLLAAGAGASVASLYYSQPMLGIMTPDLRTSDTVVGAIPTLTQLGYALGILLLAPLGDRFDRRRIILAKSVVLVAALLLAGFAPGIGMLLAASLAIGLSATLAQDIVPAAATLAPDAERGKVVGTVMTGLLLGILLSRVVSGFVGEHFGWRAMFLAAAASIAAIALVARRHLPRFTPTAVLPYRALLGSLATLWRAHPALRRAALAQALLSVGFSAFWSTLAVMLHGAPFHLGSEAAGAFGLAGAAGALGAPIAGRIADRRGPELVTRLGAVLTALSFAAMLLSPLLPPQGQLWLIGASAIGFDLGVQVTLVAHQTIVYGIDPGARSRLNAVLFVGMFTGMAAGAALGSVTLAHYGWTGVAALASAAALAALAVRMLPQARLP, encoded by the coding sequence ATGTCCGCCCTCGACGCTACCTCCGCGTCCGCGCCCGTTGCCAGACCGGCCCTGCCCGGCAGGCTGGTGCTGCTGCTCGCCGCCGGCGCCGGCGCGTCGGTCGCCTCGCTGTACTACAGCCAGCCCATGCTCGGCATCATGACGCCGGACCTGCGCACGTCCGATACGGTGGTCGGCGCCATCCCGACCCTGACGCAGCTCGGCTATGCGCTGGGCATCCTGCTGCTGGCCCCGCTCGGCGACCGCTTCGACCGCAGGCGCATCATCCTGGCCAAATCCGTGGTGCTGGTAGCCGCCTTGCTGCTGGCGGGCTTCGCGCCCGGCATCGGCATGCTGCTGGCCGCCAGCCTGGCGATCGGCCTGTCTGCCACGCTGGCCCAGGACATCGTGCCCGCGGCCGCGACGCTGGCGCCCGACGCCGAACGCGGCAAGGTGGTGGGCACGGTGATGACCGGCCTGCTGCTGGGCATCCTGCTGTCGCGCGTGGTCAGCGGCTTTGTCGGCGAGCATTTCGGCTGGCGCGCGATGTTCCTGGCGGCAGCGGCGAGCATCGCCGCGATCGCGCTGGTGGCACGGCGCCACCTGCCGCGTTTCACGCCGACCGCGGTGCTGCCGTACCGGGCGCTGCTCGGGTCGCTGGCCACGCTATGGCGTGCGCATCCGGCGCTGCGCCGCGCCGCGCTGGCGCAGGCCCTGCTGTCGGTGGGCTTCAGCGCGTTCTGGTCCACGCTGGCGGTGATGCTGCATGGCGCGCCCTTCCATCTCGGCAGTGAAGCCGCGGGAGCGTTCGGCCTGGCCGGCGCGGCCGGCGCGCTCGGTGCTCCCATCGCCGGCCGCATTGCCGACCGCCGCGGGCCTGAGCTGGTGACCCGGCTCGGGGCCGTGCTGACGGCGCTTTCCTTCGCCGCCATGCTGCTGTCGCCGCTGCTGCCCCCCCAGGGCCAGCTGTGGCTGATCGGCGCCAGCGCGATTGGCTTCGACCTGGGCGTGCAGGTCACGCTGGTGGCGCACCAGACCATCGTCTACGGCATCGACCCCGGCGCCCGCAGCCGCCTGAACGCGGTGCTGTTCGTCGGCATGTTCACCGGCATGGCCGCGGGCGCCGCCCTCGGCAGCGTGACCCTGGCGCACTACGGCTGGACCGGCGTGGCCGCACTGGCCAGCGCTGCGGCGCTGGCAGCGCTGGCCGTGCGGATGCTGCCGCAGGCGCGCCTGCCTTGA
- a CDS encoding cardiolipin synthetase (K06131: cls; cardiolipin synthase [EC:2.7.8.-]), translated as MLALVAVVLVLALGGIVAYNLIGGEKRIERRLDRLYGLADPQFARELGVLLGPPVVDGNRYRVLRNGDEIFPAMLGAIRGAKKTINFESYIYWSGDIGNEFAQALAERAQAGVKVKVLLDAVGSSKIDESALGLMTRAGVDVRRYHPVRWYTVGKLNNRTHRKVLVVDGTIGFTGGVGVAPEWTGNAQDPDHWRDTHFQVEGPVVGQMQSVFLDNWIKVSGAVPHGPDYFPELPPVGNGRAQMFSSSPTGGSESMALMYHLAITAAAQAIDLSAAYFVPDELTEKALLAALARGVRVRVIVPGEHIDSETVRSASRGRWGALLKAGALIAEYAPTMYHCKVLIVDGLLVSVGSTNFDNRSFRLNDEATLNILDAAFAAEQTRIFEGDLTLSRPVTYTQWVNRPWTEKLRDRMASLIGSQL; from the coding sequence ATGCTCGCATTGGTTGCCGTCGTTCTCGTGCTCGCCCTAGGCGGCATCGTGGCGTACAACCTGATCGGCGGCGAAAAACGCATCGAGCGCCGCCTCGACCGGCTCTACGGCCTGGCCGACCCCCAGTTCGCCCGCGAGCTGGGCGTCCTGCTCGGGCCGCCGGTCGTCGACGGCAACCGCTACCGCGTGCTCAGGAACGGCGACGAGATCTTCCCCGCGATGCTGGGCGCGATCCGCGGCGCGAAGAAGACCATCAATTTCGAGTCCTACATCTACTGGTCGGGCGATATCGGCAACGAGTTCGCGCAGGCCCTTGCCGAGCGCGCGCAGGCAGGCGTCAAGGTGAAGGTCCTGCTGGACGCGGTCGGCAGTTCCAAGATCGACGAGTCCGCGCTGGGCCTCATGACCCGTGCCGGCGTGGACGTGCGCCGTTATCACCCGGTGCGCTGGTACACCGTCGGCAAGCTCAACAACCGCACGCACCGCAAGGTGCTGGTGGTCGACGGCACGATCGGCTTTACCGGCGGCGTCGGCGTCGCGCCGGAATGGACCGGCAACGCCCAGGATCCTGACCACTGGCGCGATACGCATTTCCAGGTGGAAGGCCCCGTGGTGGGCCAGATGCAGTCCGTGTTCCTGGACAACTGGATCAAGGTCAGCGGCGCGGTGCCGCATGGCCCGGACTACTTCCCTGAACTGCCGCCGGTCGGCAACGGCCGCGCCCAGATGTTCAGCAGCTCCCCCACGGGCGGCAGCGAGAGCATGGCGCTGATGTACCACCTCGCCATCACGGCGGCGGCCCAGGCCATCGACCTGTCCGCGGCCTACTTCGTGCCGGATGAACTGACAGAAAAAGCCTTGCTGGCGGCTTTGGCAAGAGGCGTCAGGGTGCGGGTGATCGTGCCGGGCGAGCATATCGATTCAGAAACCGTACGCTCGGCTTCGCGCGGCCGCTGGGGCGCGCTGCTCAAGGCGGGCGCGCTGATTGCCGAGTACGCGCCGACGATGTATCACTGCAAGGTCCTGATCGTCGATGGCCTGCTGGTGTCGGTCGGGTCGACCAATTTCGACAACCGGTCCTTCCGCCTCAACGACGAAGCCACGCTCAATATCCTGGATGCCGCCTTTGCCGCCGAACAGACCCGGATCTTCGAGGGGGACCTGACGCTGTCGCGCCCGGTGACGTACACACAGTGGGTCAACCGCCCCTGGACCGAAAAGCTGCGCGACCGGATGGCTTCGCTGATCGGCTCGCAACTCTGA
- a CDS encoding esterase (K03932: lpqC; polyhydroxybutyrate depolymerase), which translates to MNDAFLASMYEAMQLLQTAGPMEATEVIQRALRQHASAVVQPGPAAPMPAQVVERLLTHDGAAVRTRGPDGVGLERTAARAPSAAPASQPAQTAARAEPGHFTQRTYANQAGTRAYKLYIPAGRHAEPMPLVVMLHGCTQDADDFAAGTRMNELAERLGFAVLYPIQPTDANPTKCWNWFRPGDQQADRGEPSLIAGMTREVIAAHGIDARRVYVAGLSAGGAMAAVLIQRYPGLFAAAGIHSGLPAGSAHDLPSALGAMRGGKGIGVSKGNSAQPLPPTRPMIVFHGDADKTVHPSNGSGLVAPFEQGAARKGQQRGTSRAGHDYSLSKITTPAGIDAEYWVIHGAGHAWSGGSGRGSYTDPKGPDASAEMLRFFLAHPRAD; encoded by the coding sequence ATGAATGACGCGTTCCTCGCTTCGATGTACGAGGCCATGCAGCTGCTGCAGACGGCAGGCCCGATGGAGGCCACCGAGGTCATCCAGCGGGCACTGCGCCAGCACGCTTCCGCGGTTGTGCAGCCCGGTCCGGCGGCGCCAATGCCGGCACAAGTGGTCGAACGCCTGTTGACCCATGACGGGGCTGCGGTTCGAACCCGCGGCCCCGATGGCGTGGGCCTGGAGCGCACGGCGGCCCGCGCGCCTTCTGCTGCCCCGGCTTCCCAGCCCGCACAAACCGCTGCCCGCGCCGAACCCGGGCACTTCACCCAGCGCACCTACGCCAACCAGGCCGGCACCCGCGCGTACAAGCTCTACATCCCGGCCGGCCGGCATGCCGAGCCGATGCCGCTGGTCGTGATGCTGCACGGATGTACGCAGGACGCCGACGACTTCGCCGCCGGCACCCGCATGAATGAACTTGCCGAGCGGCTCGGCTTCGCCGTGCTGTACCCGATCCAGCCGACCGACGCCAACCCAACGAAGTGCTGGAACTGGTTCCGGCCCGGCGACCAGCAAGCCGACCGCGGCGAGCCCTCGTTGATTGCCGGCATGACCCGCGAGGTCATCGCCGCCCACGGCATCGACGCCCGGCGCGTCTATGTAGCCGGCCTGTCCGCCGGCGGCGCGATGGCGGCCGTGCTGATCCAGCGCTATCCCGGCCTGTTCGCGGCGGCTGGCATTCACTCGGGCTTGCCCGCGGGCAGCGCGCACGACCTGCCGTCCGCGCTGGGCGCCATGCGGGGAGGCAAGGGCATCGGCGTGTCGAAGGGCAACAGCGCGCAGCCGCTACCGCCCACCAGGCCGATGATCGTGTTCCATGGCGATGCCGACAAGACCGTACACCCGTCCAACGGCAGCGGGCTGGTGGCGCCATTCGAGCAAGGCGCGGCGCGCAAGGGCCAGCAGCGCGGGACCTCGCGCGCGGGTCACGACTACTCGCTGAGCAAGATCACGACGCCCGCCGGCATCGACGCCGAGTACTGGGTGATCCACGGCGCCGGACACGCGTGGTCGGGCGGCAGCGGTCGCGGCAGCTACACCGATCCGAAGGGGCCCGACGCCAGCGCGGAGATGCTGCGGTTTTTCCTGGCGCATCCGCGCGCAGACTGA